One Aphidius gifuensis isolate YNYX2018 linkage group LG3, ASM1490517v1, whole genome shotgun sequence DNA window includes the following coding sequences:
- the LOC122850927 gene encoding uncharacterized protein LOC122850927, translated as MEEILNIQKPIIFDESVAHYELHTHLPYGASKFNNSDEIRIGVQHQDLCLLPSKSSLHITGKFTKSNGTAVAATTSLVKMSIAHMFEEIRYEINGIEVDRSKNVGLTTLIKGYVSFNPNQKAFLENTGWINDEKIFDNEGNFNISIPLSILLGFAEDYRKIIINAKHELIIVRSNTDTNAYKQTTVADAAAAAAENVKISLEKIEWIVPYIRVSDKQKIQLLNFIAKDPSIAMSFRTWELYDYPLLPATTKHIWSVKTSTQLEKPRYVIVGFQTARKNVANKDASLFDHCKMRDIKLFLNSQSYPYGNLNINITQNQYALLYDMFAQFQVSYYGKESEPLLTKKEYIDQAPLIVIDCSKQNKFLKSEPVDIRLEFESFEQFPAETSAYCLILHDRIVEYNPISGSVRELV; from the coding sequence ATGGAAGAAatcttaaatattcaaaaacctataatatttgatgaatcaGTCGCTCATTATGAGCTTCACACTCATCTGCCATATGGCgcttcaaaatttaataatagtgatgaaataaGAATTGGAGTTCAACATCAAGACTTGTGTTTATTACCAAGTAAAAGTTCACTACATATTAcaggaaaatttacaaaaagtaaTGGAACTGCTGTCGCTGCTACAACTTCTCTTGTTAAAATGTCAATTGCTCATATGTTTGAAGAAATTCGTTATGAAATAAATGGCATTGAAGTTGATCGTAGTAAAAATGTTGGTCTTACAACTTTAATAAAAGGATATGTATCATTTAACCCTAATCAAAAAGCATTTCTTGAAAATACAGGCTGGATAaacgatgaaaaaatatttgataatgaaggaaattttaatatatccaTTCCATTGAGTATATTATTAGGTTTCGCTGAAGATTatcgtaaaataattattaatgcaaAGCATGAACTTATTATTGTAAGATCGAATACAGATACAAACGCATATAAACAGACAACTGTTGCtgatgctgctgctgctgctgctgaaaatgtaaaaattagtTTGGAAAAAATTGAGTGGATAGTGCCATATATACGAGTGTcagacaaacaaaaaattcaattacttaattttattgcAAAAGATCCATCTATAGCAATGAGTTTTCGTACTTGGGAGCTGTATGATTATCCTTTGCTACCAGCAACAACAAAGCATATTTGGAGTGTTAAAACATCAACACAACTTGAAAAACCAAGATACGTCATCGTTGGTTTTCAAACAGCACGAAAAAATGTTGCAAATAAAGATGCCAGTCTTTTTGATCATTGTAAGATGAGAGATATTAAACTTTTCTTGAATTCTCAATCATATCCATATGGTAATCTTAATATTAACATAACACAAAATCAATATGCTTTATTATATGACATGTTTGCTCAATTTCAAGTTTCGTATTACGGAAAAGAGTCAGAaccattattaacaaaaaaagaatacataGATCAGGCTCCTCTTATTGTGATTGATTgttcaaaacaaaataaatttttaaaatctgaaCCCGTTGATATACGACTTGAATTCGAATCATTCGAACAGTTTCCCGCTGAAACATCGgcttattgtttaatattacatGATCGCATTGTCGAGTACAATCCAATCAGTGGCTCCGTCAGAgaattagtttaa
- the LOC122852021 gene encoding uncharacterized protein LOC122852021, translated as MELIVDIQGFKQPHNAFVLKEFAAINVQNNETHCFVFKPPNTWNHLPAKYKSINLWLIRNWHGLSWECGDVSYNDIKLIISNVLESACYIYVKGDEKKKWLDEITDNSKVIIDLYSMDSPGIRTIKNQITSHPGIHYAIRNCHCALDNVQQLKLWFQNYWGEKSSLNKSIQLYYALKNLSKLRKEDIEILPENFILSYASESMDEIWDKLPENLKNNHKFIEERRCKEHFNFLGLYTDAFDGPLPKKKNCIPCQNNKKKII; from the coding sequence atggaattgATTGTAGATATACAAGGATTTAAGCAACCTCACAACGCATTTGTTTTAAAAGAGTTTGCTGCAATTAATGTTCAAAACAACGAAACacattgttttgtatttaagCCACCAAATACATGGAATCATCTACCTGCAAAATACAAGTCAATTAATCTGTGGTTGATACGCAATTGGCATGGGTTATCGTGGGAGTGTGGTGATGTATCTTATAATGACATAAAACTGATAATTTCTAACGTTTTGGAATCAGCTTGTTATATATACGTCAAAGGTgacgagaaaaaaaagtggTTGGATGAAATCACTGACAATTCAAaagtaataattgatttatattcaatGGATTCTCCAGGGAtaagaacaataaaaaatcaaataacaagTCATCCAGGAATTCATTATGCTATACGTAATTGTCATTGTGCACTTGACAATGTGCAACAATTAAAACTATGGTTTCAGAATTATTGGGGTGAGAAATCATCTCTTAATAAATCTATACAGTTGTACtatgcattaaaaaatttatcgaaacttagaaaagaagatatagaaattttaccagaaaattttatactttcatACGCCTCGGAATCAATGGATGAAATTTGGGATAAATTGCCTGAAAATCTGAAAAACAACCATAAATTCATCGAAGAGCGTCGTTGTAAagaacattttaattttttgggaTTATATACAGATGCATTTGATGGaccattaccaaaaaaaaaaaattgtattccatgtcaaaataataaaaaaaaaataatttga